A single window of Nicotiana sylvestris chromosome 3, ASM39365v2, whole genome shotgun sequence DNA harbors:
- the LOC138888290 gene encoding uncharacterized protein, whose translation MMKSLSINVPLVEALEQMPGYAKFMKDLVTKKRSMDCEIIKITHQGSAIMHSIAPKLEDPGTFTILCTIGSADFAKSLCDLGASINLMPYSIFKTLGIGQPRPTSMRLEMANRTMKRLFGIIDDVLVRPNSTEVCSFMDLVTKVIIDDTRAMINVEDPLEAVLLNFDVNKDESRVECVNALHGMGSYSYEPQKLSLDLENRKTPPTKPSIKEPPVLELKQLPLHLRYEFLGPSSTLSVILSFCITNIQVDVTLAVLQKWKKAIGWTLPDIRGIIPAFCMHKIILEDDAKPSVEHQRRLNEAM comes from the exons ATGATGAAAAGCTTGTCAATCAATGTTCCATTAGTGGaagctcttgaacaaatgcctggttacgccaagttcatgaaagacttggtgactaaaaagagatccatggattgtgagatCATCAAAATAACTCACCAAGGAAGTGCAATTATGCACTCGATAGCTCCAAAGCTCGAAGATCCTGGCACTTTCACTATTCtatgcaccattgggagtgcagatttCGCAAAGTCATTATGTGACTTGGGAGCGagcatcaatttgatgccttactccattttcaaaactttgggtattggtcaaccaCGACCTACTTCAATGAGGTTAGAAATGGCgaatagaacaatgaagaggttgtttggtattattgatgatgttcttgttcgg CCTAACAgtactgaagtgtgctctttcATGGATCTTGTCACGAAAGTGATAATTGATGATACTAgagcaatgatcaatgtggaggaccctctagaagcGGTATTGTTGAACTTTGATGTCAATAAGGATGAAAGccgggtggagtgtgtcaatgctttgcacggaatgggctcttactcttatgagcctcagaagctctctttggatcttgagaatagaaagactccaccaacaaagccctcaatcaagGAACCTcccgtgttggagttgaagcaGTTGCCtctacacctcaggtatgaatttttaggccctagttcaactttgtcAGTTATTCTTTCCTTTTGTATTACTAACATACAGGTAGATGTCACtttggcggtgctccaaaaatggaagaaggcaattggatggactctaccTGATATCCGGGGGATAATccctgccttttgcatgcacaagattattcttgaagatgatgccaagccctccgtagaacatcaaaggaggttgaatgaagCTATgtaa